Genomic DNA from Gimesia aquarii:
CAAACCAGCCAATATCGTCCATCAGGCCGGCAAAGAATCGACTTCCATCACCGGGATCACGTCCGACACTCATTAAGCCGCTGAGTGTTTCCGTGAAATTGTTGATGTCAAATCCGGCCAGATTTTCATCGAAGGCTGCCAGATAAGTCACTTCAGTACCATCCAGGTAAATCCTCATTTCACCTGTAGTGGCATCCCACGTGTATTGGACGTTGGTCCAAACTCCCTGGACACCTGCCGCACCACCATCCTGAATCGTGAAATCGGCACCGTCCTGAGTTCGTCCAAAGAATTGTCCACCGCCGTTATCACGATACTGGAATTCTAATCCACCATCACCGGGACCTTCAAAGAACTGATTTCGTCGGCTGGTATCAGCCATGTTGACCCAGAAGTTTAAGGTTCCCTGTTCGCCCACATCGAAAGCTGCATCCTGGAAGGTGGCGAAATCATCAAGTCCATCAAACTCAAGTGCACCACCAAACTGACCACCCGTTGGTTGAAAGACAGGACCGAGTGGGCTGATACCATTCGCCGAGAGAAACATCTGGATGCCATTTTCATTGTCCACGGCAATATTGCCAGCGGCTTGATCGAAGTCCCAATGAGCGATGAGACGCGCATCTCCACTCAAAGCGGCAACGCCGTTGTTCCGAATGTTGTCACGATCAGTCATATCCAGTGCGGCATTAAACCAGCCGACGTCATCCATCAAACCATCGAAGTGCCGGTCGCCACTGGCATCGCGTCCCACGGTGATTAATTGACTGACCGTGCTGACGACAGATAACCATTCACCTGTGAGATCTGAATCAAAACCAGAGAGATATCCTACTTCCACACCATCAATATAGATGTGCATTTCAGGATTCACACCGCCATTAAAATCCCACGTATATTGCAAATTCTGCCAGACGTTTTCTGTTCCTCCCGCGCTTCCGTTTTGAATGGCAAAATTACTTCCAGTATTACCAGCGCGTCCAGGGCTTCCAAAGAATTGCCCTCCGCTGTTATCACGAAACTGGAATTCAAAACCAGCGCTATTCAAACCTTCGAAGAATTGATTTCGCTGGCTTTGATCATGCATGTTGACCCAGAAATTGAGAGTGCCTGCTGTGCCTACATCGAACAGTGCACTCTGGAAAATACCGAAGTCATCCACACCATCAAATTCCAGGGCACCACCAAATTGGCCACCTGCCGTATTCCACAAGGGATCGTTGTTGGGTTGTGGTCCGTCGAAGGTAAACCCACTAAAGATATTGTCTGAGATATCGACGGAGTTCGGGGCAAGTGAGATTGAAGGATCAAAGAAGATTCCTCCTGGCTGTCCGAAGTTGCCATCACCGTTTGTAACCGCGGAATCCTGCCAGTCGAATGTGTTATGGATAATATCCAGACCGGCAGCCGTGATACCCGGGTTGGTAATGGTCACAGTGTAGTTCTGGTCTCCCTCTTCCTGGAACGAACCGGGTTCTAAACCATTTCCAAAATAATTGAATGAAATTTCGCCACTATAAGCGCCCGATGAGCCTCCCGATCCCTGAGGACCTATTGAAATGGGGCCCCAGCGGAAATGGTCGGCACGGAATTCATTTCGTGTGATGAGAAAATTCTCGCCCGCACCACCACTCCCGTCTCGAATGGCCGCACGACCGAATTTGCCCTCGAAAATCGAATCGGAAACTTCGAGATTATCTGCTCCTGCAAAGATGACCGCACTACGATAGTTGTCTGAGAACAATAAGTCTGTCAGTGTTGTGTTGTCTGCTGTCGTGACTACAACATAGCCCTGATAATCTGTAGCTGGGGTATGGGTTTCCCAGCCAAGCTGTGCGCCGCTGATCGTAACATCGTTTGCCGTGATAGAAATCGCCTCGTCAAAATTGCTTAAAGGAGCACCTGCTTTGCGAATTTCAACAACATCTTTTCCTTCACCGATAATTGATACGGATTTATTAATATCGAGCGTGCCAGTCGTGGTATAGAGGCCGGCTGCGACATTGATGGTATCACCTGTGGCAGCGGCGGCGGTGAGAGCTGCCTGAATTGTATCAAACGCAGTGGTTCCAATAACCGCTTCTTGATCTCCAGGTGTGATGGGATCAGTATCTGTACCGGCAATAACCGAACCATTACCTAATCCACTGAAATCATCATCCACAAAGAATGTGGTTAATAGCGTTCGGTCTTCCAAGACTTCTGTTGTGGAAAATTGATTGCTGATAGCAGCTTGCCAACGCTTTCTAATGTCACGTCGGTCTCGGGAACGAAAAGTGGGGCGTTTCTTAATACGTGAAGTGAGCGCATTGAGCCAGTTCGTAAGCAGCATCCTGTCATTCCTTTGCTAGTAATTCAAAGAATTCTTGAGGTAGGAAAATTGTCTGATAACGATAAAGGCCCGCAGATAAGGGAATGCATAATGCAGCAAACACCTTATTTTGATATAAATGTGAATGAATATGACGCAACTCTAGACGTAGTCTGCCCAGGTGCGCATTTCACCCAATGTCAGTTTAGTCACTATAATTACCTATGTGACGACTTCAATTCCACAATAAATAATGCATATTCTACTTTTTTTAACAATTTTACCGAATTGTTTATTTTGTACATTGTGCCACTTGATTCCGTATTTATCCTATGGTCTCCAAGATCAAATTGGTTTGGATTAAGCATTAACAACACTTGGCCAAATCTGATTTTGAAAGTCTTCTACTTCCACCACACTATGACTTTACGTTTGTATAAAGAGTGCTTATTAGTGGGCGGATAAATGGAGGGGAATTCTCGAGCGGACTGGCTAAAGTCCTGTTGGTGTTTCTGAGTTTACGAACATGAAAGACGATTATCACCAAACCTAAAGAGCATTCCAACTTAGTCTGGGTTTGTGAGCTAGCTCAAAATTTCATTGAGCAGTGTAGGGAGCGTGATGTTATAACGATGATGATCATGCACGACCGGAATGGGAAACAAACAAAAAAATTCACTGAGACTTTGCAGCAATCCAGAATCAAGACAAACACTCTTCCGATAGTTTCTCCAAATCGTAAGGGAAGATGTGAGCGATTCATTGAGACAATCAAATTGGAATACTGGGCGAAGTTTATTGTTTTTGGTAAGCAGCATCTAGACTATCAGATTTGTAGTTTCACCGCGTACTATAACACTCTTCGCTCGCACACGACGCATAACTATCAGCTACCGATTCGAGAGATTCCAGACGAAGTAGAGAAATTATTAATGGGCGAGGTGCAAGTGATTGCACACATCGGTGGCTTGATAAAGTCGTTTAAACACATAGCGGCTTAAAGTGGCTCGATGCGAGATTTCAATTGTTCAATCAATGGCTTCGTAGTACGTGATGGCTGTTATTTTGTGTCCGAAAAAAGTGAGTCAGACCTTGCAACAGTTATACATACTCGAAATTGTCTACGACGTGTTTTCTGAAAAATATTATGTCTGGATACTCTTTGAACCGAACGCATTCTGACTCAAAAATATTAACCAGAAGACAGTACGGAGTATATTGAAGGAAGAAGACATTTGTATCTACTACTAAGAGCAGTTAGAATTGCTGAAAAACTTTGCTTATCTTCTCAACAGATGCCGAAATTGGGAGCTAGCTTCAAACTTGAAAGTTCTGCATGATCATATTAGACAGTCTCGAGTTTTGTGGCTGCTAATCGTAGTTTCCATTGCGCTTTTTTTGCGAATAAGCTACCTCTTTCAGGTGGCGTATTGGTTTGATGAAAGCTTCACGCTAAAAATGGTGGAATTCCCTTTTTTGGATATGATGCATCGAAATATTACTGATGATGACAATCCGCCATTCTATTATTTGGTTCTGAAGCTTTGGGTTTTTATATTCGGAAACCTCTTAACTGCTCCTCGACTACTGAGCGTACTGTGTAGTATGGGAACTGTTGTAGGAACATACTTCTTTATTAAAGAGGCTTATCAGAAACGAACGAGCGACGAGAAACAGGTCAATACAGAGTTTGCGGCTATCTTGGCGGCGTTATTGGTCGCCCTCAGTCCTATTCATGTTGACTGGGCTCAGCAAGTGCGGATGTATTCAATGTCTCCCACTTTTGCTGTTTGGTCTAGTTATTTCTTGTTTAGAGCACTATTTAGAGAAAAGTCGGGGCCGTGGATTTGGGGATTATTTGTACTCACCTCACTCTTAGGAGCTTATACTCATTATTTCGGTCTGTTTATTGCAATGGCTCAATTTCTATTTGCCTTGAGCTATATAGCAATTCAGCGATATAAAAAATCGAGTGCCACTACTACTCTTTCTTTTCAACCACTGTTAATCTCGGGAGCTGCATTTTATTTTTGTTTCCTTCCCTGGTTGCTTGTATTTCTTGACCATCGGCAAAGAGTGACTGAAAAAATGCCGACTCCACCTTTGACCTGGGATGCTGTTGGTACAAGGCTGTGTCTTGCTTTCGACTTACAGTGGGCATGGCCTGTGACACCTGAAATGGGGATTTTTGTAGGACAGTTCTTTTTTAGCATATTCCTCCTCCTTGCTATCCGCCGTCGTCCCGCGGATTATTTTTTAATTTTGGCATCGTTGTTACCATTTTTGGCAGCGATCATTGTTTCACAGTTTATGAGAACAATTTTTGTCCCTCGTTATTTAATTGCTGCCCAATTATTTGCATTGACGGCTGTTGCTGTTGTGATTAGCGATATTCCGTGGAAAGTATTCCGATGGACTGGTGTTTTTATTGTGGTATTGTCCATGGGCTGGCTGACTAAGGAGCAATATCTCACAAGAGCCTTTGATGCTTCATTGCCGGGAATGCAGGCAGCAGTAGAATATCTTGATAACAAACGAGAAGCTGGGGACTTAGCTCTTGTTTGTAATCCGATGCTATTTACCACAATTGTTTTTTATACAAGTGACCGGAATCAGCTATACACGAAAGGGACTCCACGTAATTACCCGTATTATCAAGGAACCGCGGTTATGCGCGATGATGAGTACTTTGACTTAAAAGAGCTAGGTGGAGCTACTAATAAACGGGTTTGGACATTTGATGCTGATCGATGGTTGGGAGGCACTTGGTCGGTTCATATGCCGTCAGGATGGCGTGAGGTGAGCCGAAGACGTTTTAAGGAATTTAATGCGGAATTCATTATACGTTGCTATGAGCGTGATCTAGTAAAATAGAGGCGATGATGGAGTTTTAATCTTTGCCTCATGGAAAAGCATTTATGGGCTCGGAGTCGTTTCACAGATGACCCGAAAACCAAGATAGCGGTTGGATTTCCAAGGAGGAAGGATCGGGTAATTAATCCTGCAAAGTTCGCCGATGTAAATCCAATCGCTTCCTCTCAATACTTTAAGAAATCCTTCTTGAGGACCTTGAGGATTTTTTTTCGGAGATCGGCTATAATAGGTGCGATCAAACCAGTCTGCACACCATTCCCAAACATTTCCTCTCATATCATAAAGACCAAATTCATTTGGAGCATATGTTCCTACAGC
This window encodes:
- a CDS encoding integrase core domain-containing protein, encoding MHDRNGKQTKKFTETLQQSRIKTNTLPIVSPNRKGRCERFIETIKLEYWAKFIVFGKQHLDYQICSFTAYYNTLRSHTTHNYQLPIREIPDEVEKLLMGEVQVIAHIGGLIKSFKHIAA
- a CDS encoding glycosyltransferase family 39 protein, with amino-acid sequence MKVLHDHIRQSRVLWLLIVVSIALFLRISYLFQVAYWFDESFTLKMVEFPFLDMMHRNITDDDNPPFYYLVLKLWVFIFGNLLTAPRLLSVLCSMGTVVGTYFFIKEAYQKRTSDEKQVNTEFAAILAALLVALSPIHVDWAQQVRMYSMSPTFAVWSSYFLFRALFREKSGPWIWGLFVLTSLLGAYTHYFGLFIAMAQFLFALSYIAIQRYKKSSATTTLSFQPLLISGAAFYFCFLPWLLVFLDHRQRVTEKMPTPPLTWDAVGTRLCLAFDLQWAWPVTPEMGIFVGQFFFSIFLLLAIRRRPADYFLILASLLPFLAAIIVSQFMRTIFVPRYLIAAQLFALTAVAVVISDIPWKVFRWTGVFIVVLSMGWLTKEQYLTRAFDASLPGMQAAVEYLDNKREAGDLALVCNPMLFTTIVFYTSDRNQLYTKGTPRNYPYYQGTAVMRDDEYFDLKELGGATNKRVWTFDADRWLGGTWSVHMPSGWREVSRRRFKEFNAEFIIRCYERDLVK